Proteins from a single region of Pangasianodon hypophthalmus isolate fPanHyp1 chromosome 7, fPanHyp1.pri, whole genome shotgun sequence:
- the ubl3b gene encoding ubiquitin-like protein 3b, whose product MSSPRESQDTVNLRLILVSGKTQDFTFSPNDSATDIARHVFENWPAGWEEEQVSSPSILRLIFQGRFLHGNVTLGALKLPPGRTTVMHLVARETLPEPNSHGQRNREKTTESSCCLLL is encoded by the exons ATGAGCTCGCCCAGAGAATCACAGGACACA GTGAACCTGCGTCTGATCCTCGTGAGCGGTAAGACACAGGACTTCACCTTCTCGCCTAATGATTCGGCCACAGACATTGCTCGTCATGTCTTTGAAAACTGGCCTGCAG gaTGGGAAGAGGAGCAGGTGAGCAGCCCCAGTATCCTAAGACTCATTTTCCAGGGCCGGTTCCTGCATGGCAACGTCACACTAGGAG CCCTGAAGTTGCCTCCTGGCCGAACAACTGTTATGCACTTGGTTGCCAGAGAGACACTGCCAGAGCCCAACTCCCATG GCCAAAGAAACCGGGAGAAGACTACAGAAAGCAGCTGCTGCTTACTGCTgtaa